A stretch of Telopea speciosissima isolate NSW1024214 ecotype Mountain lineage chromosome 11, Tspe_v1, whole genome shotgun sequence DNA encodes these proteins:
- the LOC122645127 gene encoding uncharacterized protein LOC122645127, producing the protein MEQRVEKLEEDVSTLNDGQQQILTKLDGQQQVLTKLSEMFERLISPSALQPELEVGETSRIPMPNLGGTRFSLLTPPARATTSQQSFTPRLVKLDFPRYNGEEDTTSWTCRAEQFFNFHQTPEEERVALASFHLEGDAQMWFQVFKQDQRMLDWRTFCDGLHSRFGPTPFQDFFGELAKLQQLGTVLDYQSQFEKLLSKVGHLPPHRQVSFFVSGLNNQVKVDVLASRPTTLSAAIGLARLYEARDQSLERKSIPPDIEPLPVRRISPTEMQERRAKGLCYNCNERFVPGHRCKKLFLLEGCYEEEDATWEETDARQHQLSELGLEDKTRN; encoded by the coding sequence ATGGAGCAACGAGTGGAGAAACTCGAAGAGGACGTAAGTACACTCAATGATGGGCAGCAGCAAATCTTGACCAAACTTGATGGGCAACAACAGGTGCTCACCAAGCTCAGCGAGATGTTTGAAAGATTGATTTCACCATCAGCTCTTCAACCGGAACTGGAGGTAGGGGAGACGTCACGCATCCCAATGCCCAATCTAGGAGGAACTCGATTTTCCCTTCTCACCCCACCGGCACGTGCTACTACCTCGCAGCAGTCATTTACTCCAAGGTTAGTCAAATTGGACTTTCCGCGTTACAACGGAGAGGAAGATACGACAAGTTGGACTTGTAGAGCGGAGCAGTTTTTCAACTTCCACCAAACACCTGAGGAGGAGAGGGTGGCATTAGCTTCTTTCCACTTGGAAGGAGACGCACAGATGTGGTTCCAGGTATTTAAGCAAGATCAAAGAATGCTGGATTGGCGCACCTTTTGTGATGGATTGCATTCTAGATTCGGACCGACCCCCTTTCAAGATTTCTTTGGGGAGCTCGCTAAGCTGCAGCAACTTGGTACTGTACTAGACTATCAATCTCAGTTTGAAAAACTCCTCTCCAAGGTGGGGCATCTTCCACCACACCGGCAAGTGAGTTTTTTTGTAAGTGGACTAAACAACCAAGTCAAGGTTGACGTCCTTGCTAGCCGCCCCACAACCTTATCTGCAGCTATTGGATTGGCTCGATTGTATGAGGCCCGTGACCAATCACTTGAGAGAAAAAGCATTCCCCCTGACATTGAACCTCTTCCCGTTCGTCGAATCTCACCAACAGAGATGCAAGAAAGGCGGGCTAAGGGACTTTGTTACAACTGTAATGAACGGTTCGTGCCAGGACATCGATGCAAAAAATTGTTCTTGCTCGAAGGTTGTTATGAGGAAGAGGACGCCACGTGGGAAGAAACCGAtgcaaggcaacaccaactttcagaacttggtcttgaggacaagaccaGAAATTAA
- the LOC122645128 gene encoding probable LRR receptor-like serine/threonine-protein kinase At3g47570 has protein sequence MVSAFASQNLILMAFLQLLVVFILLFGSLLMRLVESVTPSRRMIVGNETDRLALLEFKKQKYDDPYGALSSWNDSIHFCNWVGITCSHRHRQRVISLDLQGKGLGGNISPSIGNLTFLHSLDIGNNTFHGKIPQEISNLIRLQYITLRNNTLQGEIPTSLANCTGLRRIYFSYNNLVGKIPIELFTSLSKLEEIYIFSNGLTGEIPASFGNISSVRVISLGENELQGSIPESFGQLTNLFFLSLHLNNLSGKFPLSLHNLSSLETISLAINHLHGSLPRDIGLTLPNLKFLAIARNLFSGRIPNFISNISTIKLIDLTENSFVGPVPNNLENLQNLQKFSIDGNQCGIGEADDLGFVNSLVNCTNLEILGIAENGFKGPLPNFKANLSTRLSQLILGRNQISGTIPTRIGNLFNLAALGLEGNFLEGNIPSVVGKLQKLQILLLNENRLSGQIPSSIGNLTLLYKLNLQKNSLNGSIPSSIGNCQQLQYLSLFNNSLQGPIPKQLFLISSLSIFLNLSSNSLVGSLPIEIGNLKSLSGIDISKNRLSGEIPYSIGDCNGLESLYMGREVPTKGIFGNASAIFMNGNDKLCGGIAELHLPACTNHGSTKREKSNALKIVLMIIGVAFGFLLMSSFLTLYWIRRSNSKPPSTPLIGERSLNLSYKDLFQTTGGFSSANFIGSGSFGSVYKGIINQDETIVAVKVLNLQNSRLYKSFTAECKALRNIRHRNLVKILTSCSSIDSKGKDFKAFVYEFMPNGSLDDWMHLPVEANNHSRSLTILQRLNIAIDVASALDYLHHNCYAPIVHCDLKPSNVLLNRDMTAHVSDFGLARLLLEPNDKSSQTQTSTIGIKGSIGYAASGYYT, from the exons ATGGTTTCTGCATTTGCTTCCCAAAATTTGATTCTGATGGCATTTCTTCAGCTTCTTGTAGTTTTCATTCTCCTCTTTGGGAGCTTATTGATGAGGCTAGTAGAATCAGTCACACCCAGTAGAAGGATGATCGTAGGGAATGAGACAGATCGACTTGCTTTGCTGGaattcaagaaacaaaaatatgaTGACCCGTATGGAGCTCTAAGTTCTTGGAACGATTCCATCCATTTCTGCAACTGGGTTGGGATCACATGTAGTCATCGTCATCGACAACGGGTTATCAGCTTGGATTTACAAGGGAAGGGCTTGGGAGGTAACATATCTCCTTCCATAGGGAATCTCACTTTTCTTCATTCCCTTGACATTGGAAACAATACCTTCCATGGCAAAATCCCCCAAGAGATCAGTAATCTAATTCGATTACAATACATCACTCTTCGAAACAACACTCTCCAAGGAGAAATTCCTACCAGCTTGGCCAACTGCACTGGTCTAAGAAGAATTTACTTCTCCTATAACAATCTCGTCGGGAAGATTCCAATTGAACTATTTACGTCTCTTTCAAAGCTGGAGGAAATTTATATTTTTAGCAATGGTTTAACAGGAGAAATACCAGCTTCTTTTGGGAACATTTCCTCCGTTCGAGTTATCTCTTTGGGTGAGAATGAACTGCAGGGTAGCATCCCAGAATCCTTTGGTCAACTAACAAACTTATTCTTTCTATCACTTCATCTAAACAACCTCTCTGGTAAGTTCCCTCTCTCACTACACAATCTCTCATCTCTTGAAACGATTTCCCTTGCAATCAACCACCTGCATGGGAGCCTTCCACGAGACATAGGCCTCACCCTTCCAAATCTCAAATTTCTAGCAATTGCAAGGAACCTTTTCTCAGGGAGAATTCCAAATTTCATCTCCAATATTTCAACAATCAAACTAATTGATCTCACAGAAAACAGTTTTGTTGGACCCGTCCCTAACAACTTAGAAAATCTTCAAAACCTTCAAAAGTTTAGTATTGATGGAAATCAATGTGGAATAGGGGAAGCTGATGATTTAGGTTTTGTAAATTCTTTAGTCAATTGTACAAATCTAGAGATTTTGGGAATAGCAGAAAATGGTTTTAAGGGTCCCCTTCCCAACTTTAAAGCCAATCTCTCAACACGACTCTCACAACTTATTTTGGGAAGGAATCAAATATCTGGAACCATTCCTACTAGGATTGGGAATCTCTTCAACTTGGCCGCATTGGGCTTGGAGGGGAACTTTCTCGAAGGTAATATCCCGTCTGTTGTAGGAAAGCTTCAGAAGCTTCAAATATTACTCTTAAATGAAAATAGACTTTCAGGACAGATACCTTCCTCCATAggcaatctcactcttttgtataAACTCAATTTACAGAAAAACAGCTTGAATGGAAGCATTCCTTCCAGCATTGGAAATTGCCAACAGTTACAGTACCTTTCCCTTTTTAATAATAGCCTCCAAGGCCCAATACCTAAACAACTCTTCCTTATTTCCTCCTTATCAATATTTCTCAACTTATCTTCTAATTCTCTGGTCGGTTCCCTACCAATTGAAATCGGTAACTTGAAGAGTCTTTCTGGAATAGATATCTCCAAAAACAGATTGTCTGGAGAAATCCCCTACTCCATTGGTGATTGTAATGGTTTAGAAAGCCTTTATATGGGGA GAGAGGTACCAACAAAAGGAATCTTTGGAAATGCAAGTGCAATTTTCATGAATGGAAATGATAAGCTTTGTGGTGGAATTGCAGAGTTGCATCTCCCTGCATGTACAAACCATGGATCTACGAAACGAGAAAAGTCCAATGCTCTTAAAATAGTTTTGATGATAATCGGTGTGgcttttggttttcttttgatgtCTTCCTTTCTTACTCTCTATTGGATAAGAAGATCAAACAGTAAACCTCCATCTACACCATTAATCGGTGAacggtccttgaatctttcttACAAAGATCTCTTCCAAACTACTGGAGGATTTTCTTCAGCTAATTTCATAGGTTCTGGTAGTTTTGGCTCTGTATACAAAGGGATTATCAACCAAGATGAAACCATTGTTGCAGTCAAGGTACTCAACCTTCAAAATTCAAGACTCTACAAGAGCTTTACGGCTGAATGCAAAGCATTAAGAAACATTCGGCATCGAAATCTTGTCAAGATTTTAACTTCATGTTCAAGTATTGATTCAAAAGGCAAAGATTTCAAAGCCTTTGTTTATGAGTTTATGCCCAATGGGAGTCTAGACGATTGGATGCATCTGCCAGTGGAGGCAAATAATCATTCAAGAAGTTTAACCATTCTTCAAAGATTAAACATCGCAATTGATGTGGCTTCTGCTTTGGATTACCTTCATCATAACTGTTATGCGCCAATTGTTCATTGTGACTTGAAGCCAAGCAATGTTCTACTTAACAGAGATATGACTGCACATGTCAGTGATTTTGGTTTGGCGAGGCTACTTTTAGAACCCAATGACAAATCATCCCAGACTCAAACTAGTACCATTGGGATTAAAGGATCTATTGGTTATGCTGCTTCAG GCTATTATACATGA
- the LOC122644585 gene encoding myb-related protein 330-like produces MGRSPCCEKAHTNKGAWTKEEDQRLINYNRAHGEGCWRSLPRAAGLLRCGKSCRLRWINYLRPDLKRGNFTEEEDELIIKLHSLLGNK; encoded by the exons atGGGCCGTTCTCCTTGCTGTGAGAAAGCCCACACCAACAAAGGTGCATGgaccaaagaagaagatcagCGCCTCATCAACTACAACAGAGCCCATGGCGAGGGCTGCTGGAGATCTCTCCCCAGAGCCGCAG GTTTGCTGCGTTGTGGAAAGAGTTGCAGATTAAGATGGATAAATTACCTGAGGCCTGATCTCAAAAGAGGCAATTttactgaagaagaagacgagctCATCATCAAACTCCATAGTTTACTTGGAAACAAGTAa